A segment of the Mangrovimonas sp. YM274 genome:
GCTGATTAACACTGGATGGAGCGGTGGCCCTTACGGTGTTGGTTCCAGAATTAAACTAAAATATACACGTGCTATGATTTCCGCCATTTTAAAAGGTGAATTGGAAAACGTACCACTTAAATCGCACCCAATCTTTGGATTGTTCATGCCGGAATACTGCCCTGGCGTACCAACCGAAATTTTAGATCCAATTAATACCTGGTTGCAAAAAGGCGTGTATATCAGTAAATCTATTCAATTGGCGCATTCCTTCCATATTAACTTCGATAAGTTTGCCAACCAAGCTTCCGAAGAAATTATTCAAGGAGGACCACTAATTGACACTCATCACACTTTAGGTGATACTTTTTAAGTTTATTTGATTGTTTAACTTGAAAAAGGTTGTCTGTAACGGACAACCTTTTTTATTTGTTTAATTTTTAATTTCTACAGCAAGTCGTTTAAGGCCATTTCCAATTTAGGGTACTTAAAAGAAAAGCCTATGGCCTCCACTTTTTTACTGCTCACCAATTGACTTTCATAGAGCAGCAGGTGCATATCTCCCACTACCAACTTCATAAAACCCTTTGGGATATTGGGCATAATTAAAGGCTTACCCAATTCTTTCGCTATTATATGTAGCATCTCCTTATTGGTAACAGGATTTGGAGCCACTCCATTAAAAATACCAGAAGTTTCATTAGTCAAAACATATAAAAACAATCTAGCCAAATCCTCCACATGAATCCAAGATTGCCATTGACTACCATCGCCAAAAGTAGCTCCAAGCCCATAGCGAACAGGCTGAACTAATTTAGGTAAGGCACCTTCCTTATCATCCAAAACCAATCCAATTCTAATTTTAGAGACCTCTATTCCTAATTCTATAAAAGTATCGGCTGCTGCCTCCCATTGCTCGGTAACCGTTCCCAAAAAGGAGGTGGATACTTCCTTAACGCTTTCTTCATAATACCGTGTAAGGGAATCAGGGTAAATTCCAATAGCACTGGCACTAACAAGCTTTTTGATTGAAAAACCATGCTTAGAAATACACTTTTTCAATAAATTCAATGAAGATATTCGGCTCTGCAAAATGATCTCTTTATAACTTTTAGTCCATCGTTTGGAAATGGAGGCGCCAGCCAAATTAATAATGGCCTCGACACCTTCAAAACAAGCCGCATCAATTTCTCCCTTTTCTGGGTCCCAATAAAATCCTTTGTATTTGGGTTGAGTTTCGAGCTTATTCTTGGAAGTAGTCAAATAATGCACAACAATGTCTTTTTTTACACATTGTGCCACAATTGCTTTTCCAATAAGACCCGTAGCGCCTGTAATTAAGATTGTCATAAAACCTTTTTTATAAAGTTAGGAAAAGCCATCGGGATACGACTTCCTTTTAATTAAGGTTTAACAAAATTTTCTTACAAACAACACGTTTGCAGGCTCGCAAGAATTAAAATAGTTGGGTTAATCCACCTTAAACAGCCTTATAGGCTCGTAGCATTTCTCTTTTCCCTGGTGGTCCAGGAAGTTTATCCACCTTAAAACCTACTGCTAACATGGCACGACGAACACTTCCTTTGGCAGAATAGGTAACCAATACTCCATTTGGCCTTAGAGCCTCAAACATTATTCTAAAGATATCTTCTGTCCATAGCTCCGGTTGTACTCTAGCACCAAAAGCATCAAAATAGATTAAATCAAAATGATTGATTTCAGAAATCTCTTTAAAATCCTTTTGTTGCTTTTGAAGAATGAAATTAGGTGTAATTTCATGTTCACTTTCCCAAGCTGTGTCATGCAGCGCCTTAAACTTAGACTGATAAGCTTCTTTAGATAGTTGCTCCGTATAATTCAACAGTTGCAGCTCTTCCTCTTTTACAGGAAAGGCTTCAACCCCTACATAGTTAATTGCGCGATTAAGTTTTTCAGCCTCAATCATGGTTAAAAAAGCATTCAGCCCAGTTCCAAATCCTATTTCCAAAATACAAATTGGTCCAGACGCAGAACTTGAAAACCTCTCATTGGTGTATTGAAGTCCGTGTTTTATAAATACATGTTGTGCCTCTTGTATGGCTCCATGCTTGGAATGGTACTGCTCATCCCAATCTTCAATTTGGATGGTCTTGGAACCATCTCCCGTAGTAATGATTTTTCGTTTCACTAATTATTTAATCAACAATTTTTGAATTCTTGGAATTGGCCCTGTGCACCCCATATTATGACAGGAAATACAAAGATTGACAGCTGTGTTAAAACGAGTTTCTAAAGACTGTGTTGCTGTAGAATCAAAAAGGCGCTGCTCGGCTTCAATAAATGCTTTAGACACGGCTTCAAAGGCTTCTGTGCGATCTTTAAAATCTGACAGTTCTGCAGTATGAATCTTTAAAAATTGTTCAGGAAATTCTGTTGGTACGGTTCCCGACAAAATATCACTTTTAAGTTCAGCCTTATAATTGTACATCTCATTCATAAGGTTGGCCATTTCTGAAGGCACGTACATATCATACTTGATGGGTACCTCCTTTTCCACAATAGCTTCCTGCTTGGTTTCTTGACCACAGCTACATAAAAAAGCAAATCCAATAAGGATTATAAAGCGCATCATACTACTCATCTTTTAGAAGTACGCCATCTGCTAAAAATGCATACGTACGCTCTGGGTCGGTAATTTTAGCTATCTCTTCTTCACTTTCTCCTGCATCTTGGGCATAATGACGTAATTCTGCCACAGACGTCTCCGATACATAAGCCATACCATTTATAATTACTTCCTGTCCCGCTATATTTTTAGGAACAAAAAAACCATAATCTTTAAATTTTACCATAACCTGCTTTTCATCTCCCAAATCCAATTTCATCCAACATCCTTTTGCTTGGCATACCTCATCAACTTTAGCGATAACTTTAGTAGCCAAACTATCACCTGCTTTTAAGGATTCATATTGGCTTGCAAGAGCAGAAGCTGCTAAAGCGTTGTTTGCTTCTAATGGAGCTCCAAAAGACACATAAGCTACTTCTTTTTGATTTTCTTGTTTTGCCAATTCCTTGGACTCGTTTTTACAGGATACCAATAATAGTGCGATGGTAAATAAGGACAGAAATGTTTTCATTTGTATAATTATTTATGAATCTGGCTACTAAGATACTTCTTTTATTACAGAATTTAATGATTTCAAATCTCTATAAATTTCATAATTTTGTAAGCATACCAAAAACACAACTATGCAGAATACAACAGACATTCAAGATATCGAAATCACGAAATGTGAAAACAGCAAAATAAACGAAATCGACTTTGACAATTTGGCCTTTGGAAGTGTCTTTTCAGACCATATGTTGGTTTGTGATTATAGTAATGGCGTTTGGGAAACTCCTAAAATTGTTCCTTACCAGAATATTAGCTTGGCACCTTCAGCAAAAATATTGCATTACGGACAATCCGTTTTTGAAGGCATGAAAGCTTATAAGGACACCAACAACGAGACATTCTTGTTTCGTCCTTTAGACAATTGTAAACGTCTTAACATCTCTGCCAAACGATTGGCTATTCCTGAAGTTCCAGAAAATTACTTTATGGAAGGACTCAAAACTTTATTAAAGGTAGACGACCAATGGATCCCAAGTGCAGAACAAGGTTCTCTGTATATTCGTCCATTTATTTTTGCTTCGGGAGAAGGCTTCCACGCTTCGCCTGCAAACAATTACAAATTCATTATTGCAACGGCACCTTCTGGCCCATATTTTTCAGGAAAAGTAAGTGTTTTGATTGAGCAAACCTATTCGCGCTCTGCCAATGGCGGAGTTGGATATGCCAAGGCTGGAGGTAATTATGCTGGGCAATTCTACCCTACACAACTAGCCATTGAAAAAGGCTACAACCAAGTGATCTGGACAGATGATAGCACTCACGAATATATCGAAGAAGCTGGTGCCATGAACATCTTTATCAGAATAAAAGACACCTTGATTACAGCCCCAACCAGTGATCGTATTTTAGATGGTATCACTAGAAAAAGTATCATTGAAATTGCAAAAGCCGAAGGCTTTAATGTAGAAGTACGTCCACTTTCGGTGCATGAAGTTGTTGAAGCGGCTCAAAAAGGTGATTTAATGGAAATGTTCGGTTCTGGTACAGCAGCCGTAATTTCTCCTATTGCATCTTTTGGATATAAAGATAACGACTATGACCTGCCTCAATTAGAAAACAGCTATGCCTCTATATTGAAAAAACGAATCACAGATATTCAATACAACAGAACTGAAGATCCATTTGGATGGCGCGTAAAAATTTAATCGTATAAAGAAAAAAGAGAAGCAAATAGCTTCTCTTTTTTTATCCCTCAAGAATAGTTTTAATGTCGGGTTTAAAATAATTGGGACCTTTCAACACTTTTCCATCCTCTCTGTAAATGGGTTCTCCATCCTCTCCTAATTTACTCATGTTACTGCGTTGGATTTCATCAAACACAGCTTCTATTTTATGTTGTAAACCATGTTCAATGATGGTCCCGCATAAAATATAGAGCATATCTCCCAAGGCATCGGCAACCTCAACCAAATCACCATTATTGGCTGCCTCCAGATACTCTTCGTTTTCTTCCCGCATCAATTTGTATCGCAACAAGTTTTTGTCTTGTCCCAGATCAGCTTTAGGGGTTTCTCTATGTCCAATTTTGAATGCCGTATGAAAGGCTTTTACAGCCTCAATCTTTTTCTTCATTGCAGTAATCCTATTTTTTATTGCAGTTTTTTGAATTGTTTATTAACTGTTTGTGTATTTTTGCTTAAAAATAGCCATATGTTTACAAAAGGTCAATGGATTTTTGGGATTTTATTTGCCATTGCATTTATTGCCATTATTACTTATACCTACCGAAAGGATTTAAAACTTCACCGTAAGTACTACAAAGGGACGGTTTGGATTCTTATTGGCTTTATTGCCTTCATTTTATTTATTGCTGCCATCAAGTTTGTATTTATGTAGTAAAAAACTTAGTTTTAGTTTTTTATTAACGTTACCTATAGTATTATCATCGAACAAAATATCCCTTGTATCGGGGATGGTTTTATGTTTGGTTATAATGTTAATTCGCAACATTATTTTCTATTAACTTAACAAATTATTTTATGGCTATTTCTCAAAATTTCATTCCATTGAGCGACATCAAACGCTATGGAATTGCTCCAACCAACTACTTTGATGGTTCTTCAAAAAAACTTTACCTGCAAATCCCTGCGACAGATAGAGGTCTAACGGCTTCTGAAAGCGATATTTCAAGCCCTAGCCTTTGTGCAATTGCCATTGAAATATCTGGAGCTCCAGCAACACCTGCCTCACCTATCGTTGGCGTTATTGACGTAACTATTGATTTAAACACAGTTTCCGGATTCCCTACAGGCAATCTACGTGACGATTTAATTGTATACGTTTTTCTAGATTCAAATGCTACTTCAGCATTGTCCACCTTAAAGAACCTTGTTTCCTCTTTTGGGAACACCTACCCTTCTCCATTACCAATGCCTAATGCAGGTGTTAAGGAAATAGATGGAGATATCATTATTAATAAAGCTTAATGAACATTTTTTATAGATCCCAAATTTTATTCTTTTTGCTCCTGACCACCATAAGTTTTGGGCAGGAGCAAAATTTATTCCAGACCCTAGATTCCTTAAAGCGAGTAGAGAATTATAGGGCGATTATCCAATACCGTCATACCATTGATAATATTCCTAAGACTAAAGTTTCTAAAGGTAACTATCAATTAGCCCTAGCGGAAGCCTATAACAACTTCAACCAGGCAGATTCTGCTTTTTTGTATTATAAAAAGGCTTTAAAATCGTTTACTCTTCACCGCAAGCAAGAAAAAATTGCCAAAACCAATTATGAAATCTACGCCCTATTAGATTCTCAAAAAAATTTAAAATCTGATAAAGAAATTTATCTAAACAATCTTATAACCTATGCCCAAGAACAAAATTCAACAAAATGGCTAGGGACAATTGCCAATCAAAAGGCCATTGCATTTCATTACGCTCATGAATTAGATTCTGCAAAATATTTTTATAACAAGGCACTTATCCATTTTAAAAAAATGGATAGCACTCAAATACAAATCGGGATTTTATCCAATTTAGGGTCTATTAGTAGCAAAATATATAAAAATCAAGATTCTGCCATATTTTACACCCAATCCGCCTTAAAACTTTTTGATCAAGACACCTCAAAAAGCAAAAATTTAAATTACAGATTCGCATTTTACAACAATTTGGGAAATTACTATCGTCGAGCAAAAAACTACCCAAAAGCTCTAGAGTATTACACAAAGGCAGAAAACATGGACTTATCCAAACAAGCCCACTCAAACTATCTAACGCTCTATCAAAATCTGGATTCAACTTATATTGAATTGAACGACTTTAAAAATGCCCATAAATACTTTTCCAAATCCGACTCCATTCAGCAAGTCATCAACCTAAAAGACCAAAATGCCTCAATTACCGAAGTAGAAGCACGCTACGAAAACGAAAAGCTAAGAGCCGACAACCTTGAAGCTGAAGCAGCCAGGAAAAGAAACCGAAACTTCTTAATTTTAACTATTGTTCTTTTAGTATCAGGAACTGTGGTAGCTGTATTGTTTCAAAAAAACACACGTAGAAAACAAAAACTAGCCGAAAACGAGAAAGAACTCCAAACGCAAAAACTGGCTACAGTTTTAAAGGAACAAGAATTGAGGGCTATAGACGCCATGATTGAAGGTCAGGAAAAGGAACGCTTACGCATTGCCAATGACCTACATGATGATTTAGGTGGGCTTATGGCCAATGTAAAATTACACTTCAACAGTTTAAACGGTCACCAAAACCAAGAACTTTTCGAACGGACCAACACCCTTATTGATGAAGCCTATAACAAGGTACGCTCTATTGCCCATGCGAAGAATTCTGGTGTAATTGCGAAACAGGGATTATTAAAAGCGGTACAACAAATGGCAGATAAAATATCCTATGCCAATAAAATATGTATTGAAGTCATCGACTATGGTTTAGAAAATAGACTAGAAAATAGTTTAGAGCTTACCATTTTTAGAATTATTCAGGAATTGACAACCAATGTTATCAAACATGCCGAAGCAAATGAAATCACTATCCATTTAACCAACCACGACGATAGCCTGAATATCATGGTTGAAGATAACGGCAAAGGTTTCAACCCCAACAAAATCACCTTAAAAAGTGACGGAATGGGACTTGGTAGTATTGATAAACGTGTAGACCACCTCCATGGATCCATGGCCATAGAATCTGAACCCCAAAAAGGCACCACCATAATTATTGATATTCCCCTATGATACGATTAGCAATTGCAGAAGATCACCAATCTCTAATAGACGGTATTCAATTACTGTTGGAATTTGAAAAAGACATTGTAGTTGTTGGCACTGCCAATGACGGTGAAAAGCTATTGGATATTGTCAATAGTAAAAGTCCCAATGTTGTTTTAACAGACATCCGAATGCCCATAATGGATGGTATTGAAGCTACCAAACAAATTAAAAACCAGTTTCCAAATACTAATGTCTTGGCTTTTTCAATGTTTGATCAAACTGAGGCTATTTCTCAAATGCTTGAAGCCGGAGCCTCAGGTTACATTTTGAAAAACTCTCCACTAACAGAAGTCTTAACCGCCATCAGGTCCATAGCTGAGGGTAACACTTACTTTGATGCCAACATTAACACCAATGCGCTAAGCTCGGAGCAGACACCTACAAAAAAAGGTATTCTTACTAAACGACAAATAGAAATTCTAGAGCTCGTGGCTCAAGGCAAAACCTCAAGAGAAATTGCAGAAGCGCTTTTTATAGGCGTCCGCACAGTGGAAACCCACCGAAAAAACATGATTAAAATTCTTGGACTTCAAGGTAAGGGTGAATTAATGCGTTACGCCCTTGAAAAAAAATATCGTTTTTAAAAATATCCCCATTAATACGTATGGTTTCGTATAGGCTGGTTTGCTAGTTTTACCTCGCTATTTAGAACAATGCCTTCGGGTCAATCTAAACTTGCTCAAAATATATTTGAGCACTTTAGTTGAAACATCGTTTAGATTGAAGGGAATATTTTATGATTTCAACTACTAAAAAATCCCCTTTTTTGGGGATTTTTTAACAATAAAAGCCTTAGTATCTTTATACTATTCTTATATGCTTAATGCTACAAGATCTTTGATACAACCAACCAGAAGCTAAATACCCCTTCTCCATTAACCTAAATTATGGAAGCAGTATAATTTTTATACATTCAATTGTTTTTAGCTAATGAAATCCCCGTTATCGGGGATTTTTTTTATCCCACAACCCTTACAATATAGCTTTCAATAAAATTAAATTTCTTCAAAATTGATTACCTTTGATAGAACATCAATGCTATCTAAATGAAATTTTTTAAATACTTTCTCTTTCTGTGTTTGATTGCTTGTATTGCTTTAGCTATCTATATTGCAGTACAACCAAATTCATTCAAAGTAAGTCGTGAGCATGTCATGGAAACTCCTGCTTCAGTTGCATACAATAATGTTGTTGATTTCCAAAACTGGGAAGCTTGGTCGCCATGGATAGAAAAAGATCCCAATACCTCCATTACTTTGGGAGAAAACACCTTAGGAGTTGGAGGGAATTACTCCTGGACTGACTCTCAAGGTAAAGGATCCATGAAAACCAAAGAGGTTATTGAAAACAATGAAATTGACCAAGAAATACAATTTGACAATTACCAACCCTCCAATTTAAATTGGAAATTTGAAGCATTAGAACCCGCAAAAACAAAAGTTACTTGGACCATGACCGCTGAGAAACTTCCCTTTATGTTTAAAGCCTATGCTTTAGCCAATGGAGGCTTTGACGCTATGATAGGACCAGATTTTGAAAGAGGCCTGGTTAAATTGGATAGTGTGCTTCAAGAATCCATGAAAGTTTATAATATTAAAGTGAATGGCGTAACCCAACACAGTGGCGGTTTCTATTTGTACAATACTACTTCATGCAAAATTTCAGAAATGGAGAATAAAATGCAGGAAATGCTTCCCAAAGTTTTGGAATATGCCAAATCCAATAACATTGCTTTAGCCGGCGCTCCATATATTAATTATCTTAAATGGGATGAAGCTAACAATGCAACTATCTTTTCCTGTTGCGTTCCTACTACTGCTCAAGTCATTACTGCTGATGACAGTGATATACTTACTGGATATATGGATGCCTTTAGAGCTGTGGAAACGACTCTTACAGGTGATTACAACAACCTAAAAGAAGCTTGGGACATTGCCATGAAATATGTGCCAGAGCATGGGTATGAATTTAAAGAGAATGGACCAATGCTGGAAACCTACCTTACAGACCCGATCCAAACACCAAATCCTGCAGATTGGATCACTAAAATATACATTGCTATTAAAGATGATAATAGTACCACACCCCAAGAAACAACCAGCCTTTAATATACATGAAGCATTTATTACTCGTATTTCTTGGTGGAGGCTTTGGAAGTGTACTTAGATTTGGAATAGGCAAACTTTGGAACAGCCACGAAACCGGTATCCCCTATGGCACTTTTGCCGCCAATATATTGGGCAGTTTACTTATTGGCATTATTTTAGGATTGGCTGCAAAAAATGATACCCTTACAGAAAGCCAAACCCTGTTTTTGGCAACTGGCTTTTGTGGTGGATTTACCACTTTTTCAACCTTTGCCTATGAGAACCATGTATTTTTAAGGACTGGTGATTTTACAAGCTTTGCCTTTTACACCATTGCCAGTTTTATCATAGGCTTTCTAGCAGTGTTTTTGGGCATATTCTTGGTGAAATAGTTTCCGTGATTATTTCTTTTTATAAGCCTTTACCCCTGCCCTAATCTCTGTATCAAGATAATTGTACCGTGGCACAATAGGACAAGAATATTTTTCATTATAGGCGCAATAAGGGTTATATGCCGTATTAAAATCTATTGTTAAATGATCTCCTTCCGGAATTCTTAAATCGATATAGCGACCTCCCCCATAACTTTCGGTTCCATTGGTAGCATCCAAAAAAGGTAAAAACAAATAGTCTTGATACTCCTCTTGTGCCATCAATTCTTCTCCTTGATACACCTTGAGTTCGTAGAACTCTCCTTTTAACTGAAACTTTAATACTCCATAAACGCGCTCTTTTGATTCGCGATCTGTAGTTGTTTTCATTAAAAACCATGGTGAATCTGGGGTCCGTTGTAATGTTGCTGTTACCACATAAGAAGAGTCCACTTCAAAAAACGACAGGCCCTTGAACCCCTTTCGATCTTTATCTGTCAATGGAGACTTTGTAGCATCCCTAAATTCAGCATTCAACCTTTTCTGAAAGGCTGTTTTCCCCAATATGGGTTGCTTGTCTTGAGCACATCCCAGAGCAAAAGCCCCTAAAATCAAAAAAATTAAGAATCTCATATACATTTTTTTCGCCATCAAAAATACAACTTAAACTTATTTTACATAGATTTGACTTTCAAACTTTTAGCAAACTCATGATTTCAGTCATCACAAAAAATAAGCAAACCTATACAGCTTCTTACAGAAGCCGGACGCTTAAATGATTGTGTTGATTACATCTTAACAATATATCTGTAAAACGTCCGGCTTATGTCGGACATTTTTTTTCATTTTACATCAATCAAACATGAAACAAATTTTTAACAGTTATATCGATACTTTCAAGGGACTCTCTACAGAAGTTTGGTGGTTGGCCCTAATTACGCTTATTAACAGAGCAGGAACCATGGTAGTACCTTTTCTATCGCTCTACCTCACTAAAAGCCTAAACTTTTCATTAAGTGATGTGGCATGGATCATGTCTGCCTTTGGAGCGGGTTCTGTTTTAGGCTCTTGGCTAGGAGGCAAATTGACCGACAAAATTGGTTATTACAAAGTTATGGTGATTAGCCTTATAGCCTCAGGCTTCCTTTTTATAGGGTTGCAATTTATCAACACTTATACAGGGATGATCTTTGGCGTTGGATTATTAATGGCAGTTGCAGACATGTTTCGTCCCGCCATGTTTGTTGCCCTTAGCGCTTATAGCAAACCCGAAAACAAAACTAGATCGGTAACCTTGATACGTTTGGCCATTAACTTAGGGTTTTCAGCTGGTCCAGCTATTGGTGGTATAATTATTCTCTCTTTAGGGTATGCTGGCCTTTTTTGGGTAGATGGCATTACCTGCATATTAGCAGGTATTTTGCTACTCAATGTACTAAATCCCAAAACAGCCAAAGTTCATGACGAGATTACCGTTCCCAACCCTAAATCGGCCTATAAAGATGGGGCCTACATCATATTTTTAATCGCTATGGTATTGTTCAGCATTGTATTTTTACAATACTTTTCCACCATGCCGTTATACTATGAGAAAGAACGATTACTTTCAGAATTTGAAATCGGTCTACTCATGGGAATGAATGGCTTATTAATTGCCATATTTGAGATGCCTCTAATAAAATGGCTTGAAGGGTTAAAATATACCAAAACAGGACTCATTATTTATGGAGCCTTGCTAACAGCCCTAAGTTTTTTGGTGCTCAATCTTAGCTCATGGTCAGGAATCTTAATCGTTGGAATGCTCTTAATGACAGTAGGTGAAATGATAGCTTTTCCCTTCTCCAATGCCTTTGCCCTAAAAAGGGCAACACGAGGCAACCAAGGAGAATATATGGCTCTGTACAGCATGGCTTTTGCCATTGCACATATTTTTGGCCATAATACCGGAATGCAGCTCATTAAACTAGTTGGTTTTAAAAGCACATGGTATATTATCATAGCAATCATGCTAATTTGTGTGCTACTATTAGTATTTTTAAAGCGTAAAATGGCTTATCGAAACATAAGCCAATAACTTAAATATTTAGGATTTTGAATATCGAGAAAGACATCATCATAATAGGCGCCGGTCCCATTGGAATTGCCTGCGCCCTTGAATGCAAACAAAGAGGGTTTGATTATGTGATTTTAGAAAAAGGAGCTCTTACTAATTCACTTTTTAACTATCCTTTAAATATGACCTTTTTCTCTACTTCTGAAAGATTAGAGATCAATGATGTCCCTTTTATAAGTAACAGTCCAAAACCTAACAGAGATGAGGCTTTGGAATACTACAGACGTGTGGCAACCTCCAATCAACTAAACATTAATTTATACGAAGAGGTTTTGGGTATTCTGGAGCACAAAGGACAGTTTGTAGTAACTTCCGAAAAACAAAACTACCGTGCCAAAAAAGTGATTATCGCGACAGGGTTCTATGACATCCCTAAATTGTTGAATGTTCCTGGAGAACAACTCCCAAAAGTATCCCATTATTATAAAGAGGCGCATCCATACAGCATGCAGAAAGTAATTGTAGTGGGAGCCAGTAACTCCTCAGTAGATGCCGCTTTGGAAATTTGGAGAAAGGGAGGAGAAGTAACCATGGTGATTAGAGGCAATGACATAGGAGAGCGTGTAAAATACTGGGTACGCCCCGATATTCTAAACCGAATTGAAGAAGGCAGCATAAAAGCCTATTTTAATTCTGAAATACAAGAAATAAAAGAAGAGGAAGTCTCCATAAATACTCCTAAAGGTATCATTACCCTCCCAAATAATTACGTAGTTGCCCTTACCGGTTACCAACCCAATTTCAAACTCCTTGAAGGGGCCAATATTACTTTTGGTGAGGATGAAAGACATATTCCTACCTATAATGCTGAAACCATGGAAACCAATGTCCCTGGATTGTATCTAGCTGGTGTAATTTGTGGTGGTATGGAAACCCATAAATGGTTTATAGAAAATTCACGTATCCATGCCAAACAAATCGCTGAACACATTTCACAAACCCTTTAATAACTATTTAATAGGCTTGATATAACCATTTTTAACTACAACGGACAACACAATCTGCGTTTTACTTTCACCGTAAACTATTAATTGGTCAATAAAAGCTTCCAAGTGTTTTTGGTTTTTAAGAATAACCACCATTACAATATTCTCATTGCCCGTAATCCGGTAACAATTAATTACCTCATCATAGGTTTTAACCTTTTCCAAGAAAGGTTTAAGCTTCCCCATAAATGCACGTAAGGTAATAATGGCTTTTAGTTGGTACCCTGCCTCAAAATAGGAAACCGTGGTATGGTAATCTTCAATAATCCCCGAATCTTCCATTTTTTTGATACGCTCGGAAACTGCTGGTGAACTAATGCCAACTTGCCTCCCAATTTCAGCATTGGATTGCCGTGCATTTTGCTGCAAACATTTCAATATTTTCCAATTCAAAGTATCAATACTCATTTTTAAAGTTTTTTCAATAAAAAAAATAATTTTTAAACCAAATATACATTTTTACTTTAATTATTAAAGCTGAATCTGAAATCTTGTCCTTAATTTTGATATAAATTGCTATTACACTATGTTACCTCATTTGCCACACCATTTTTCAGAACTCCCTGTGTATCAAAAAGCTATAGATATCATTATTTTATCTAGAAGCATTTCGTCATACTTAAATCAGGATC
Coding sequences within it:
- a CDS encoding MFS transporter, with the protein product MKQIFNSYIDTFKGLSTEVWWLALITLINRAGTMVVPFLSLYLTKSLNFSLSDVAWIMSAFGAGSVLGSWLGGKLTDKIGYYKVMVISLIASGFLFIGLQFINTYTGMIFGVGLLMAVADMFRPAMFVALSAYSKPENKTRSVTLIRLAINLGFSAGPAIGGIIILSLGYAGLFWVDGITCILAGILLLNVLNPKTAKVHDEITVPNPKSAYKDGAYIIFLIAMVLFSIVFLQYFSTMPLYYEKERLLSEFEIGLLMGMNGLLIAIFEMPLIKWLEGLKYTKTGLIIYGALLTALSFLVLNLSSWSGILIVGMLLMTVGEMIAFPFSNAFALKRATRGNQGEYMALYSMAFAIAHIFGHNTGMQLIKLVGFKSTWYIIIAIMLICVLLLVFLKRKMAYRNISQ
- a CDS encoding YpdA family putative bacillithiol disulfide reductase, which gives rise to MNIEKDIIIIGAGPIGIACALECKQRGFDYVILEKGALTNSLFNYPLNMTFFSTSERLEINDVPFISNSPKPNRDEALEYYRRVATSNQLNINLYEEVLGILEHKGQFVVTSEKQNYRAKKVIIATGFYDIPKLLNVPGEQLPKVSHYYKEAHPYSMQKVIVVGASNSSVDAALEIWRKGGEVTMVIRGNDIGERVKYWVRPDILNRIEEGSIKAYFNSEIQEIKEEEVSINTPKGIITLPNNYVVALTGYQPNFKLLEGANITFGEDERHIPTYNAETMETNVPGLYLAGVICGGMETHKWFIENSRIHAKQIAEHISQTL
- a CDS encoding DUF1684 domain-containing protein; the encoded protein is MRFLIFLILGAFALGCAQDKQPILGKTAFQKRLNAEFRDATKSPLTDKDRKGFKGLSFFEVDSSYVVTATLQRTPDSPWFLMKTTTDRESKERVYGVLKFQLKGEFYELKVYQGEELMAQEEYQDYLFLPFLDATNGTESYGGGRYIDLRIPEGDHLTIDFNTAYNPYCAYNEKYSCPIVPRYNYLDTEIRAGVKAYKKK
- the crcB gene encoding fluoride efflux transporter CrcB is translated as MKHLLLVFLGGGFGSVLRFGIGKLWNSHETGIPYGTFAANILGSLLIGIILGLAAKNDTLTESQTLFLATGFCGGFTTFSTFAYENHVFLRTGDFTSFAFYTIASFIIGFLAVFLGIFLVK
- a CDS encoding Lrp/AsnC family transcriptional regulator yields the protein MSIDTLNWKILKCLQQNARQSNAEIGRQVGISSPAVSERIKKMEDSGIIEDYHTTVSYFEAGYQLKAIITLRAFMGKLKPFLEKVKTYDEVINCYRITGNENIVMVVILKNQKHLEAFIDQLIVYGESKTQIVLSVVVKNGYIKPIK
- a CDS encoding GyrI-like domain-containing protein, with the protein product MKFFKYFLFLCLIACIALAIYIAVQPNSFKVSREHVMETPASVAYNNVVDFQNWEAWSPWIEKDPNTSITLGENTLGVGGNYSWTDSQGKGSMKTKEVIENNEIDQEIQFDNYQPSNLNWKFEALEPAKTKVTWTMTAEKLPFMFKAYALANGGFDAMIGPDFERGLVKLDSVLQESMKVYNIKVNGVTQHSGGFYLYNTTSCKISEMENKMQEMLPKVLEYAKSNNIALAGAPYINYLKWDEANNATIFSCCVPTTAQVITADDSDILTGYMDAFRAVETTLTGDYNNLKEAWDIAMKYVPEHGYEFKENGPMLETYLTDPIQTPNPADWITKIYIAIKDDNSTTPQETTSL